In the Drosophila takahashii strain IR98-3 E-12201 chromosome 3R, DtakHiC1v2, whole genome shotgun sequence genome, one interval contains:
- the LOC108056271 gene encoding uncharacterized protein: MSFPFRVVNFVLQLLTAVLEVVALVMLVHILSTHCVRGQEYRISVWLYTFLLPPIALQSVVLVVFRLCCTTVGLDPIAMTFNFASGILCISSALTLIVAMIDHCGNEFAYLFYISSAFGVIAGVLHLLNACVCNVYIPLGEWSYLKPSKRSRKKAMQKRRHRSL, translated from the exons ATGAGCTTCCCCTTTCGTGTGGTGAACTttgtgctgcagctgctgacgGCG GTGCTTGAGGTCGTGGCCCTGGTTATGCTCGTCCACATACTGTCCACCCACTGTGTTCGGGGCCAGGAGTACAGGATATCGGTGTGGCTGTACACATTTCTTCTGCCCCCCATTGCCCTGCAGAGCGTGGTGCTCGTCGTGTTCCGGCTGTGCTGCACCACCGTAGGCCTCGATCCAATT GCGATGACGTTTAACTTTGCCAGCGGCATTCTCTGCATATCGAGCGCACTTACCCTCATCGTGGCCATGATCGATCACTGTGGCAACGAGTTCGCATACCTGTTCTATATTTCGAGCGCCTTTGGCGTAATTGCCGGGGTCCTGCATTTGCTGAATGCCTGCGTGTGCAACGTTTACATACCACTCGGCGAAtg GTCGTACCTGAAACCCTCGAAGAGATCAAGGAAGAAGGCTATGCAAAAGAGGAGACACAGAAGCCTGTGA